A single genomic interval of Spirosoma linguale DSM 74 harbors:
- a CDS encoding alpha amylase catalytic region (PFAM: alpha amylase catalytic region~SMART: alpha amylase catalytic sub domain~KEGG: ank:AnaeK_4258 alpha amylase catalytic region) — translation MHADRTKETKTQASTQSGHLPVNQTRTGVSGVHYEIFVRSFADSNGDGIGDLNGITGKLDYLKDLGVSAIWLMPISPSPTYHKYDVTDYYGIEPEYGTLDDFKRLITEAHKRGIAVIIDLVLHHTSIRHPWFQEAAKGPDNPYWNYYKWLRPDEIKRRRLATRDITADSGEKNPWHSVAGATYPEKYYGMFWSGMPDLNFDYRPLREEVFAIARYWLNEIGVDGFRLDAARHLYREAEEPKNHEFWQEFGRVVEAAKPGAYTVGEVWTRPEHIAPYFRGLKANFNFDLQLMIAEIVGQENDTEDLVEYLTYVHNTFATVNPEFIDALLLSNHDQNRIGSLLKGNLTHLKVAANLLLTLPGLPYLYYGEEIGMLGMKPDETIREPFLWDVRANDTQRTRWRRGKYSTSQTVRPLAQQQSDPDSLFNHYKRLIHYRNSHPVLNDNLSRLVTTGIRQKGIIAFSRQRPSGGPCVLIIHNLTKKPIEVVFSPSEDWCRCVVFETIPGSSFVGDRVTVPGYGCVIVE, via the coding sequence ATGCACGCTGATCGTACTAAAGAAACAAAAACGCAGGCCAGCACACAGTCTGGCCATCTACCTGTCAATCAAACCCGTACGGGCGTTTCGGGGGTCCATTACGAAATCTTTGTTCGCTCCTTTGCCGACTCCAACGGCGACGGCATCGGCGATCTGAACGGTATTACCGGCAAACTTGATTACCTGAAAGACCTGGGTGTTTCGGCCATCTGGCTGATGCCCATCAGTCCATCGCCAACGTACCATAAATACGACGTTACCGACTATTACGGCATCGAACCTGAATATGGTACGCTTGACGATTTCAAACGACTTATCACCGAAGCCCACAAGCGCGGCATTGCGGTTATAATTGACCTCGTTCTACACCATACCAGTATCCGGCATCCGTGGTTTCAGGAAGCCGCCAAAGGCCCCGATAACCCATACTGGAATTACTACAAATGGCTGCGCCCCGACGAGATTAAACGGCGTAGACTAGCCACACGAGACATTACAGCCGATTCGGGCGAGAAAAACCCATGGCATTCGGTAGCGGGAGCTACTTATCCGGAGAAATACTACGGGATGTTCTGGAGCGGTATGCCCGACCTCAACTTCGACTATCGGCCCCTTCGGGAAGAGGTGTTTGCCATTGCCCGGTACTGGCTCAACGAGATTGGAGTCGATGGGTTCCGGCTCGATGCTGCCCGGCATTTGTACCGGGAAGCTGAAGAACCCAAAAACCATGAGTTCTGGCAGGAGTTCGGGCGGGTTGTGGAAGCCGCCAAACCCGGCGCGTATACCGTCGGCGAGGTCTGGACACGACCGGAACATATTGCCCCGTATTTCCGGGGACTGAAAGCCAACTTCAACTTCGACCTGCAACTGATGATTGCCGAAATCGTCGGGCAGGAGAATGATACTGAAGACCTGGTCGAATACCTGACGTATGTACATAATACATTCGCAACGGTCAACCCCGAGTTTATTGATGCGTTGCTGCTGTCGAACCACGATCAGAACCGCATTGGCAGTTTACTCAAAGGCAACCTGACGCATCTGAAAGTAGCCGCTAACCTGTTACTCACGCTTCCGGGCCTCCCCTATCTTTATTACGGTGAAGAAATTGGTATGCTTGGTATGAAACCCGACGAAACCATCCGTGAACCCTTTTTGTGGGACGTCCGAGCCAACGATACCCAGCGCACCCGCTGGCGCCGGGGAAAGTACAGTACCAGCCAAACAGTGCGGCCACTGGCCCAACAGCAAAGCGATCCCGATTCCCTGTTCAATCATTACAAGCGCCTGATTCACTACCGAAACAGTCACCCTGTTCTGAATGACAACCTAAGTCGGTTAGTAACTACGGGCATTCGCCAGAAGGGCATCATTGCCTTTAGTCGGCAGCGACCGAGTGGCGGCCCCTGTGTTTTAATTATCCACAACCTGACCAAAAAACCGATCGAGGTCGTCTTCTCGCCCAGTGAGGACTGGTGTCGCTGTGTGGTTTTTGAAACGATTCCCGGTAGCTCATTCGTCGGCGACCGCGTAACCGTTCCGGGTTATGGGTGTGTGATCGTAGAGTAA
- a CDS encoding transaldolase (KEGG: sfu:Sfum_0051 putative transaldolase~TIGRFAM: transaldolase~PFAM: Transaldolase), translating to MKFFIDTANLAEIQEAVELGILDGVTTNPSLMAKEGITGQDRVLKHYVDICKLVDGPISAEVIATDFAGMVREGEALADLHPNIIVKIPMIEDGIKAIKYFSQKEIQTNCTLVFSAGQALLAAKAGATYVSPFVGRLDDISTDGLALIEQIRTIYRNYYSFDTQILAASVRHPMHIVKCAEIGADVITGPLSAIKALLQHPLTDSGLAKFLSDYQKATV from the coding sequence ATGAAATTTTTCATCGATACAGCCAATCTGGCCGAAATTCAGGAAGCTGTTGAACTGGGTATCCTCGACGGTGTAACAACAAATCCATCCCTGATGGCCAAGGAGGGCATTACGGGGCAGGACCGCGTTCTGAAACACTATGTGGACATCTGTAAACTGGTGGATGGTCCCATTTCGGCCGAAGTGATCGCGACGGACTTTGCGGGAATGGTGCGGGAAGGCGAAGCACTGGCCGACTTACACCCGAATATTATTGTAAAAATCCCCATGATTGAAGACGGCATCAAAGCCATCAAGTACTTCAGTCAAAAGGAAATACAAACCAACTGTACGCTGGTTTTTTCGGCAGGGCAGGCCTTGCTGGCAGCCAAAGCAGGGGCTACGTACGTTTCGCCGTTCGTAGGTCGCCTGGACGATATATCGACGGATGGACTGGCGCTGATTGAACAGATTCGGACTATTTACAGAAATTACTATAGCTTCGATACGCAAATTCTGGCAGCCTCCGTTCGGCATCCGATGCATATTGTCAAATGCGCCGAGATTGGAGCCGATGTCATTACCGGGCCGCTTAGTGCCATTAAAGCACTCCTGCAACATCCGCTGACCGATAGCGGTCTTGCAAAATTTCTGAGCGACTACCAGAAAGCTACTGTCTAG
- a CDS encoding xylose isomerase (KEGG: cja:CJA_3061 xylose isomerase~TIGRFAM: xylose isomerase~PFAM: Xylose isomerase domain protein TIM barrel), translating into MSTITLGNQEFFPGIGAIAYEGPTSKNPLSFKWYNPDLVIGGKTLREQLRFAISYWHTFTGTGGDPFGPGTRVFAWDQDNDAVGRAKLKMDAAFEFITKIGAPYYCFHDVDLVDEAPTAAEYEKRLQAIVEYGQQKQKESGVKLLWGTANVFSNPRYMNGASTNPDFAVLAYAGTQVKNSIDATIALGGENYVFWGGREGYMSLLNTNMKREVEHLAKFLTMARDYARKQGFKGTFFIEPKPMEPTKHQYDYDAATVIGFLRQYGLDKDFQLNIEVNHATLAGHTFDHELQVAADAGMLGSIDANRGDYQNGWDTDQFPINLYELVEAALVIHQAGGIKPGGINFDAKVRRNSTDLEDLFVAHISGMDAFARSFIVADNILKDSDYLKFRSERYASFDGGQGKAFEEGKLTLEDLRSYTLENGEPQLRSGKQEWLESIINQYI; encoded by the coding sequence ATGTCGACAATCACGCTGGGTAACCAGGAATTCTTCCCCGGTATTGGTGCCATCGCTTATGAAGGCCCTACCTCAAAAAATCCTCTTTCGTTCAAATGGTACAATCCGGATTTGGTTATTGGCGGAAAAACCCTGCGCGAGCAGTTACGATTTGCCATTAGCTACTGGCATACATTCACCGGAACCGGGGGTGACCCCTTTGGTCCCGGCACGCGTGTTTTTGCCTGGGATCAGGATAACGATGCCGTTGGTCGGGCTAAATTAAAGATGGATGCCGCCTTCGAGTTCATCACCAAAATAGGCGCACCTTACTATTGCTTTCACGATGTCGATCTGGTCGATGAAGCACCTACGGCAGCCGAATACGAAAAACGGCTGCAGGCCATTGTCGAGTATGGGCAGCAGAAGCAGAAAGAGAGTGGCGTAAAGCTGCTGTGGGGAACGGCCAACGTATTCTCCAACCCCCGCTACATGAACGGGGCATCGACCAATCCCGACTTTGCGGTGCTGGCCTACGCGGGCACTCAGGTGAAAAACTCAATCGACGCAACGATTGCCCTTGGTGGCGAAAACTACGTATTCTGGGGCGGTCGCGAAGGGTATATGTCGCTTTTGAACACCAACATGAAGCGCGAAGTAGAGCACCTGGCGAAGTTCTTGACCATGGCCCGCGATTATGCCCGTAAGCAAGGCTTTAAAGGTACGTTCTTCATTGAGCCAAAGCCTATGGAGCCTACCAAGCACCAGTACGATTACGATGCAGCTACCGTTATTGGCTTCCTACGCCAGTATGGTCTCGACAAAGATTTTCAGTTAAACATTGAAGTAAACCACGCGACGCTGGCGGGCCATACCTTCGATCATGAATTACAGGTGGCCGCTGACGCGGGTATGCTGGGCAGCATCGACGCCAACCGGGGCGATTACCAGAATGGCTGGGATACCGACCAGTTTCCGATCAATCTGTATGAGCTGGTCGAAGCGGCCCTGGTGATTCATCAGGCAGGCGGCATTAAGCCCGGCGGCATTAACTTCGACGCCAAAGTACGGCGTAATTCAACCGACCTCGAAGACCTATTCGTGGCACATATCAGCGGCATGGATGCGTTTGCCCGCTCGTTTATCGTAGCCGATAACATCCTGAAAGACTCGGACTACCTGAAATTCCGTAGCGAACGCTATGCCTCGTTCGATGGCGGCCAGGGTAAAGCGTTTGAAGAAGGCAAATTAACGCTCGAAGACCTCCGCAGCTATACCCTGGAAAATGGCGAGCCACAACTTCGCAGCGGCAAGCAGGAATGGCTCGAAAGCATTATCAACCAGTACATCTAA
- a CDS encoding NUDIX hydrolase (PFAM: NUDIX hydrolase~KEGG: mxa:MXAN_7192 NUDIX family hydrolase): MVEQYKQQQPYLLALDSIIFGFDGESLKVLLVKRGLEEQTWSLMGGWLQPNESLEQAAARILFDLTGLTNVYLEQLYAFGEPHRDPIVRTISVAYFSLVKVADYESKISERFQARWFSIYDLPPLLFDHGDMVDLAIKRLRYKAAQHPIGFELLPEKFTLPQLKKLYDAIYNTDFDKRNFSRKILSTNLLIKLNEKQKGFSKKGAFYYQVDLAKYQQLTSSFLNFIPNSETIG; encoded by the coding sequence ATGGTTGAACAGTACAAACAACAGCAGCCGTATCTGCTGGCTTTGGATTCCATCATTTTTGGTTTTGATGGAGAGAGTTTAAAAGTATTGCTGGTTAAACGGGGTCTTGAGGAACAGACCTGGTCATTGATGGGCGGATGGCTTCAGCCTAACGAAAGTCTGGAGCAGGCAGCCGCCCGAATCCTGTTTGACCTGACCGGCCTCACCAATGTGTACCTGGAACAGTTGTACGCATTCGGCGAACCCCACCGCGACCCCATTGTCCGAACCATTTCAGTCGCTTACTTTTCTCTGGTCAAAGTAGCCGATTATGAGTCTAAGATTTCCGAGCGCTTCCAGGCCCGCTGGTTCTCTATTTATGACCTCCCCCCGTTGCTCTTCGACCACGGCGACATGGTCGATCTGGCCATTAAGCGGCTGCGTTACAAAGCCGCCCAACATCCCATCGGCTTTGAACTGTTGCCCGAGAAGTTCACTCTCCCCCAACTCAAGAAGCTGTACGATGCGATCTACAACACCGACTTCGACAAGCGTAACTTCAGCCGAAAGATCCTATCCACGAATCTGCTCATCAAATTAAACGAGAAACAGAAAGGCTTTTCGAAAAAGGGGGCCTTCTATTACCAGGTCGATCTGGCTAAATATCAGCAGCTTACCTCCTCCTTCCTGAACTTCATTCCAAATTCGGAGACTATTGGTTAG
- a CDS encoding Endo-1,4-beta-xylanase (KEGG: scl:sce6693 O-glycosyl hydrolase~PFAM: glycoside hydrolase family 10~SMART: glycoside hydrolase family 10): MKKLLYLKNQIGYIVLLGSMGLFGMGLNPGPTAEPTLKEAYKKYFPIGVAVAPRNLTGPESELIVQQFNSVTPENAMKMGPIHPEENRYFWKDADAIVEFAQRNGIKVRGHNLCWHSQAPRWFFTDSLGKQVSKELLLNRMKRHITDVVTRYKGKIYAWDVVNEAVPDTGTGVYRRSKFYEILGDEYIEKAFEYAHQADPEARLYYNDYNTENAAKRAKIYQLVKKLTSKGVPIHGVGLQGHWSIYEPTVQELETSIKQFASLGLAVQITELDVSVYPKEHERREKRATDTSEFTPEMNEKQAAHYKMLFDVFRKHRKTITNVTFWNVSDKTSWLDNFPVPGRKDYPLLFDQSYQPKKAFWSVVNF; encoded by the coding sequence ATGAAAAAACTACTTTACCTGAAAAACCAGATTGGATATATAGTACTGCTGGGTAGTATGGGGCTGTTCGGCATGGGTCTCAATCCGGGACCAACTGCCGAGCCAACCCTAAAAGAAGCGTACAAAAAGTACTTCCCTATCGGTGTAGCCGTAGCACCGCGCAACCTGACAGGACCGGAATCTGAGCTAATTGTTCAGCAATTCAACAGTGTTACGCCCGAGAATGCCATGAAAATGGGGCCTATTCACCCCGAGGAAAATCGGTATTTCTGGAAAGATGCCGATGCCATTGTCGAGTTCGCGCAGAGAAATGGCATCAAAGTACGTGGGCACAATCTATGCTGGCACAGCCAGGCGCCCCGCTGGTTTTTCACAGACTCGCTGGGTAAGCAGGTAAGCAAAGAGCTACTTCTGAATCGGATGAAACGGCACATTACCGATGTCGTTACCCGCTACAAAGGGAAAATATACGCCTGGGATGTGGTTAATGAAGCGGTGCCCGACACGGGTACGGGTGTATATCGAAGATCGAAATTCTACGAGATTTTAGGGGACGAGTACATCGAGAAAGCCTTCGAATATGCGCACCAGGCCGACCCGGAGGCCCGGCTCTATTACAACGATTACAATACTGAAAATGCCGCAAAGAGGGCTAAAATCTACCAGCTGGTTAAGAAATTGACGAGCAAAGGGGTTCCCATTCATGGCGTTGGCCTGCAGGGGCATTGGTCTATCTATGAGCCGACCGTTCAGGAGCTGGAAACATCGATCAAGCAGTTTGCCAGTCTTGGACTGGCCGTGCAGATAACGGAGCTGGACGTGTCGGTTTACCCAAAAGAGCACGAACGCCGTGAAAAGCGAGCAACCGATACGAGCGAGTTTACGCCCGAAATGAACGAAAAGCAGGCCGCTCATTACAAAATGCTGTTCGACGTGTTTCGAAAACACAGGAAGACGATCACGAACGTTACTTTCTGGAATGTATCCGACAAAACATCGTGGCTCGATAACTTTCCGGTTCCGGGTCGCAAAGATTACCCGCTGCTGTTCGACCAGAGTTACCAGCCTAAGAAAGCTTTTTGGAGCGTCGTTAACTTCTAA
- a CDS encoding transcriptional regulator, LacI family (PFAM: periplasmic binding protein/LacI transcriptional regulator; regulatory protein LacI~SMART: regulatory protein LacI~KEGG: dde:Dde_3654 LacI family transcription regulator): MEKETTIYDIARLLNLSPATVSRALNDHPAINSNTKQLISSKALEMGYRSNTFASNLRRQQTKTIGVIVPRLDSAFMSTVLSGMEKVANEASYNLIISQSLESTRKEMANAKTMFNSRVDGLLVSLASDTENLEHFSTFFRKGIPMILFDRVMPQKNCTNIVIDNLKAGYEATTHLIEQGCRRIMHVTGSTKRNVYIDRLKGYKMALLEHDLPVLDELIRVTNFTRQDGLDVANDIANMDSPPDGLFVASDLCAASCMGGLRRNGFSIPGDIAVVGFNDDPIAQLVEPNLTTIHYPGQEMGEIAAQSLINHLKGQLRISTTNTILLNYELIVRDSSRRT; this comes from the coding sequence ATGGAGAAAGAAACGACGATTTATGATATAGCCAGGTTACTAAATCTGTCTCCTGCCACTGTAAGTAGAGCGTTGAATGACCATCCTGCTATTAATAGCAATACAAAGCAGTTGATCAGCAGTAAAGCGCTGGAGATGGGGTATCGCTCAAATACGTTTGCCAGTAACCTTCGGCGTCAGCAAACAAAAACCATCGGTGTTATTGTGCCCAGGCTGGATAGCGCCTTTATGTCGACCGTACTTTCCGGGATGGAAAAAGTGGCTAACGAGGCCAGTTATAACCTGATTATCAGTCAGTCACTCGAATCGACCCGGAAGGAAATGGCCAATGCGAAAACCATGTTCAACAGCCGGGTAGATGGACTGCTTGTGTCGTTGGCATCAGACACAGAGAATCTGGAACATTTCAGTACGTTTTTTCGTAAAGGCATTCCCATGATTCTATTTGATCGGGTGATGCCGCAGAAAAACTGCACCAACATCGTTATCGATAACCTGAAGGCTGGTTACGAAGCCACTACCCATCTGATTGAGCAGGGCTGCCGACGGATCATGCACGTAACCGGCAGCACCAAGCGAAACGTTTATATAGATCGGCTTAAGGGGTATAAAATGGCACTGCTTGAGCATGATCTGCCTGTTCTGGACGAACTCATCAGGGTAACAAACTTTACCCGGCAGGACGGTCTCGACGTAGCCAACGACATTGCGAACATGGACTCGCCACCCGACGGTCTTTTTGTTGCCAGCGATTTGTGTGCAGCCAGTTGCATGGGTGGATTAAGGCGAAACGGCTTTTCGATACCCGGTGACATTGCGGTTGTTGGTTTCAACGATGACCCCATTGCGCAGTTAGTGGAGCCTAACCTGACAACGATTCACTACCCCGGTCAGGAAATGGGCGAGATTGCTGCCCAGAGCTTAATAAATCACCTGAAAGGTCAATTGCGCATCAGCACCACAAATACAATCTTATTAAACTACGAATTGATCGTTCGGGACTCTTCCCGGCGAACCTAA
- a CDS encoding Xylan 1,4-beta-xylosidase (PFAM: glycoside hydrolase family 43~KEGG: sde:Sde_0822 alpha-L-arabinofuranosidase) codes for MFTSTKSILVAVALICVGISNGICQTTKPKPLVTDLYTADPSAHVFNGKIYIYPSHDIEANVPEDDEGGHFNMRDYHVYSMDNINGKVTDHGVALDIKDVPWAGRQMWAPDAAYKNGTYYLYFPVKDKNDVFRMGVATSKSPTGPFKAQPAPIPGSYSIDPAVFTDTDGTTYMYFGGIWGGQLQRWATGKYNKALKTDLGKDNEPALSAKVVRMNKNMLTFDEPAKDVKIIDKNGKPLLAGDHDRRFFEGAWMHKYKGKYYFSYSTGDTHFLAYATSNSPYGPFTYQGTFMKPVTGWTTHHSIVEFKGKWYIFYHDVERSGKTHLRNIKVRELMRKPDGSLEMITP; via the coding sequence ATGTTTACCTCAACTAAAAGTATCCTTGTTGCCGTAGCGCTGATCTGCGTTGGCATCAGTAATGGCATCTGCCAGACTACAAAACCCAAACCACTGGTTACGGATCTGTACACGGCTGATCCGTCGGCACACGTATTTAACGGGAAGATCTACATTTATCCATCGCACGATATTGAGGCTAATGTGCCGGAAGATGACGAGGGCGGGCACTTCAACATGCGCGACTACCACGTTTATTCGATGGATAACATCAATGGTAAGGTAACTGATCATGGCGTGGCGCTGGATATTAAGGATGTGCCCTGGGCAGGTCGGCAGATGTGGGCCCCCGATGCCGCTTACAAAAACGGAACCTACTACCTATACTTCCCGGTGAAGGATAAGAACGATGTGTTCCGCATGGGAGTAGCAACCAGCAAATCGCCGACGGGCCCGTTTAAAGCCCAACCCGCTCCCATACCAGGCAGCTACAGTATTGACCCGGCAGTGTTTACCGATACAGACGGAACAACCTATATGTATTTTGGCGGTATCTGGGGCGGTCAGCTGCAGCGCTGGGCAACCGGCAAGTATAATAAAGCGCTGAAGACTGATCTGGGGAAAGATAACGAGCCTGCCCTGAGTGCTAAAGTTGTTCGGATGAATAAGAACATGCTCACCTTCGACGAGCCGGCCAAAGATGTGAAGATTATCGACAAGAATGGTAAGCCGCTGCTGGCGGGCGACCATGATCGGCGTTTCTTTGAAGGTGCCTGGATGCATAAGTACAAAGGGAAATATTACTTCTCGTACTCAACCGGCGATACGCATTTTCTGGCCTATGCTACCAGTAATTCACCCTACGGACCCTTTACTTATCAGGGTACATTCATGAAGCCTGTTACCGGCTGGACAACGCATCACTCTATCGTTGAATTCAAAGGAAAGTGGTACATTTTCTACCACGATGTTGAGCGATCGGGCAAAACACATTTACGCAACATCAAGGTGCGCGAACTGATGCGCAAACCCGATGGTTCGCTGGAGATGATTACGCCCTAA